A genomic stretch from Petrimonas mucosa includes:
- a CDS encoding SDR family NAD(P)-dependent oxidoreductase — protein MKEIQELIAISQFYGKDSRFVIAGGGNTSYKNNEKIWVKASGSALATITEDGFAVLDRSLLNPMSDKQYSRDPAEREEQVKNDLAAATLTKGKRPSVETSMHNVIGYAYVVHLHPTVVNGLMCAADAESALKRLFGEKVLFVEYTDPGYLLFKKVDEKIKEYRNRFNEESQVIWLQNHGIFVAADSTEEIRLIYDSIVETLGKAVTTPLPQEEREVSRQACEILPAVRMMLSDDSLKTLKVRNNGLIGYFCDTPENQSAISRPFTPDAIVYCKSNYLFFNEDTAEQVIASAKESIPAFTAKFGYQPKVLLIKGVGLVAVGDNARQCDTILDVFEDAMKIAFLARSFGGEHPMTQAQIDFIDNWEVENYRRSVAAGNVSGRAVNKTIVVTGAAQGFGEGIAECLLREGANIVVADLNEEVGRKTAERFNGLTKSNRAIFVKTNVSDIPSLENLVHETVCHFGGVDCFVSNAGVLRAGGLEEMTPENFDFVTRINYNAYFYCAKVVSKVMKLQTKYASEDYYADIIQINSKSGLRGSKANFAYAGGKFGGIGLTQSFALELAPFRIKVNSICPGNFYEGPLWSDPQNGLFVQYLNAGKVPGAKTIEEVKAFYLAQVPMRKGCTPNDVSKGVLYLMEQCGETGQALPITGGQVMLN, from the coding sequence ATGAAAGAGATTCAGGAGTTAATAGCCATTTCGCAGTTCTACGGCAAGGATAGCCGTTTTGTCATTGCGGGAGGTGGAAATACATCCTATAAAAATAACGAGAAGATATGGGTCAAGGCCAGCGGTTCTGCGCTGGCCACCATCACTGAAGATGGATTTGCCGTGCTCGACAGGTCGCTGCTCAACCCGATGTCGGACAAGCAGTATAGCAGAGATCCGGCCGAGCGGGAGGAGCAGGTGAAGAACGATCTTGCCGCAGCCACCCTCACCAAGGGAAAACGGCCGTCGGTAGAGACCTCCATGCACAACGTGATTGGTTATGCCTATGTAGTGCATCTGCATCCGACGGTTGTGAACGGATTGATGTGCGCAGCCGATGCCGAATCGGCCCTGAAACGGCTTTTCGGTGAAAAGGTGTTGTTTGTGGAGTATACCGATCCGGGATATCTCCTCTTCAAGAAGGTGGACGAGAAGATCAAGGAGTACCGCAATAGGTTCAATGAGGAGTCGCAGGTGATCTGGTTGCAGAACCACGGTATCTTTGTGGCGGCAGACAGTACTGAAGAGATCAGGTTGATATACGACTCGATAGTTGAAACGCTCGGCAAGGCCGTGACCACCCCTCTGCCCCAGGAGGAGAGGGAAGTATCGCGTCAAGCGTGCGAAATTCTGCCGGCCGTCAGAATGATGCTTTCCGACGACAGCCTCAAGACCTTGAAAGTCCGCAACAACGGGCTGATCGGGTATTTTTGCGACACCCCCGAAAACCAGTCGGCCATTTCGAGACCCTTTACGCCCGATGCAATTGTCTACTGCAAGTCCAATTATCTCTTCTTCAACGAAGATACGGCCGAGCAGGTCATTGCCAGTGCAAAGGAGTCGATACCCGCCTTTACCGCCAAGTTTGGTTACCAGCCGAAAGTCCTGCTGATAAAAGGGGTTGGGCTGGTTGCAGTGGGTGACAATGCCCGGCAGTGCGACACCATCCTCGATGTGTTTGAAGATGCCATGAAGATAGCATTTCTGGCTCGCTCTTTTGGCGGTGAGCATCCGATGACCCAGGCACAGATCGACTTTATCGACAACTGGGAAGTGGAGAACTACCGTCGCAGTGTGGCCGCCGGAAATGTTTCCGGCAGGGCCGTAAATAAAACCATCGTGGTAACGGGTGCTGCCCAGGGGTTCGGTGAAGGTATTGCCGAATGCCTGTTGCGCGAGGGAGCCAATATTGTCGTGGCAGACCTGAATGAGGAGGTGGGCAGGAAGACGGCCGAAAGATTCAACGGTCTTACAAAAAGTAACCGGGCCATTTTCGTGAAGACGAACGTTTCAGACATTCCAAGCCTGGAGAACCTGGTACATGAGACGGTATGCCATTTCGGTGGAGTGGACTGTTTTGTCAGCAATGCCGGTGTGTTGCGGGCAGGCGGACTGGAAGAGATGACACCCGAGAATTTCGATTTTGTCACCCGGATCAACTACAATGCCTACTTCTACTGCGCAAAAGTGGTCAGCAAGGTGATGAAGCTGCAGACTAAATATGCCTCGGAAGATTACTACGCCGATATCATCCAGATAAATTCAAAATCGGGACTTCGCGGCAGCAAGGCCAATTTTGCCTACGCCGGTGGAAAGTTCGGAGGAATCGGTCTTACACAGTCGTTTGCATTGGAGCTGGCACCCTTCCGGATAAAGGTCAACTCGATCTGTCCCGGCAACTTCTATGAAGGGCCGCTTTGGAGCGATCCACAGAACGGGTTGTTCGTACAGTACCTGAATGCAGGAAAAGTTCCCGGTGCAAAAACTATTGAAGAGGTAAAAGCGTTCTATCTTGCACAGGTGCCGATGCGCAAAGGGTGTACTCCCAACGACGTCTCCAAGGGGGTGTTGTACCTGATGGAGCAATGCGGCGAAACCGGCCAGGCTCTCCCCATAACCGGAGGGCAGGTGATGTTGAATTGA
- a CDS encoding zinc-binding dehydrogenase, translating into MKTRAVRLYGKKDLRLEEFELPAIKDDEILAKVVSDSLCMSSYKASSQGADHKRIPDNVAEYPIIIGHEFSGELLEVGSKWADKFKAGDKFSIQPALYYENGPVGILSAPGYSYPYIGGDATYVIIPNEVMEQDCLLVYHGEGYYPASLSEPLSCVIGAMHANYHTTPGSYQHKMEIVDGGKMAILAGVGPMGLAAINFVLRREEVKPSLLVVTDIDQSRLDRAASIYTVEFAASRGIDLKYVNTGKMENPVEELKAISGGTGFDDVFVFAPVRPVVEQGDAILAFDGCLNFFAGPDNPNFSAMLNFYNVHYAYTHIVGTSGGNKDDMVEALEIMSKGLDPAGLVTHIGGLNAVAEATNNLPHIPGGKKLIYTHVEMPLTPISDFAKLGETDGFFRVLAEICDRHNGLWSVEAETYLLSNHPSLQKR; encoded by the coding sequence ATGAAAACCAGAGCAGTCCGTTTGTACGGCAAAAAAGATCTCAGGCTGGAAGAGTTTGAATTGCCGGCCATCAAGGACGATGAAATTCTCGCCAAAGTAGTATCCGATTCATTGTGTATGTCGTCATACAAGGCATCGTCGCAAGGTGCCGACCACAAACGGATTCCTGATAATGTGGCCGAATACCCCATCATCATCGGTCATGAATTCTCCGGTGAGCTGCTGGAAGTGGGCAGCAAGTGGGCAGACAAGTTCAAGGCGGGCGACAAATTTTCCATCCAACCGGCATTGTACTACGAAAATGGGCCTGTTGGCATCCTGAGTGCTCCCGGTTACAGTTACCCCTATATCGGCGGGGATGCAACCTACGTGATAATTCCCAACGAGGTGATGGAGCAAGATTGCCTGTTGGTTTACCATGGTGAAGGGTACTATCCCGCATCGCTTTCCGAGCCACTTTCATGTGTTATCGGTGCCATGCACGCCAATTACCATACCACACCCGGCAGCTACCAGCACAAGATGGAGATTGTAGACGGCGGTAAAATGGCAATTCTTGCAGGCGTCGGACCTATGGGACTTGCCGCCATCAATTTCGTGCTTCGTCGCGAAGAGGTAAAACCCTCCCTGCTTGTAGTGACAGATATCGACCAGTCGCGTCTCGACCGTGCCGCCTCCATCTATACCGTTGAATTTGCCGCTTCCCGGGGCATCGACCTGAAGTATGTCAACACCGGAAAGATGGAGAATCCTGTTGAAGAGCTGAAGGCAATCAGTGGCGGTACAGGTTTCGACGATGTATTTGTGTTTGCCCCCGTGAGACCAGTTGTGGAGCAGGGTGACGCTATCCTTGCCTTCGACGGCTGTCTCAACTTCTTTGCAGGTCCTGACAATCCCAACTTCAGCGCCATGTTGAATTTCTACAATGTGCATTATGCTTATACACATATCGTCGGCACCAGTGGCGGAAACAAGGATGATATGGTAGAGGCGCTGGAAATCATGAGTAAAGGGTTAGATCCCGCAGGACTGGTAACCCATATTGGCGGATTGAATGCGGTTGCCGAGGCGACCAACAACCTGCCACATATTCCCGGAGGCAAGAAGTTGATCTATACGCACGTGGAGATGCCGTTGACACCGATCTCAGATTTTGCAAAACTGGGTGAAACGGACGGTTTCTTCCGTGTACTTGCTGAAATCTGCGACAGGCACAACGGATTGTGGAGTGTGGAAGCAGAGACTTACCTGCTGTCGAACCACCCTTCACTGCAGAAGAGGTAA
- a CDS encoding class II aldolase/adducin family protein → MKQLDVQLMHPVEQINIIIGRIYRSGMTTTSGGNISIRDDNGDIWITPSGVDKGNLTTKDIMLVKRDGSIIGPHRPSSEYPFHRAIYEARPDIRAIIHAHPPALVAFSIAGTVPDTKIVPQAHNVCGEIGFAPYGTPGSEDLGEKIAKVFQDKRYRAVIMENHGVVLGGSDMMDAYQRFETLEFCCRTIVNAGKLGKVNYLTDQQVNSYVNHIPKNIAHFMDVDYPSDERALRTEMVNIIRRACDQGLMISTYGTVSVRWRNDDFLITPRDVARWDIMPSDIVQIRNGMAEAGKTPSRSVALHQRIYQLNPHINSIICTQPINLMAHAVSGTKFDVRTIPESWIFLQDVPSIPFGLIYHEIEDVAKMFKKNRVIMVENDGVFVTGDKLLTTFDYLEVAEFSANSLVMASAIGPLKPIGDKEIDDLRIAFNVG, encoded by the coding sequence ATGAAACAGTTGGACGTTCAATTAATGCATCCGGTAGAGCAGATCAACATCATTATCGGAAGAATCTATCGAAGCGGAATGACCACCACTTCCGGTGGAAACATCTCAATCCGTGACGATAATGGTGATATCTGGATCACGCCGTCGGGTGTAGACAAGGGAAACCTTACCACAAAGGACATCATGCTCGTAAAGAGGGATGGCTCCATAATCGGTCCCCACAGACCCTCTTCCGAGTATCCTTTCCACCGGGCTATCTACGAGGCCCGTCCCGACATCAGAGCCATCATACATGCGCATCCGCCCGCACTGGTTGCTTTCAGCATCGCCGGAACGGTTCCCGACACCAAGATTGTTCCTCAAGCCCACAACGTGTGCGGTGAGATCGGTTTTGCCCCATACGGCACACCCGGAAGTGAGGATCTTGGGGAAAAGATCGCCAAGGTGTTTCAAGATAAGCGTTATCGGGCAGTGATTATGGAGAATCACGGCGTTGTGCTGGGCGGGTCGGACATGATGGATGCCTACCAGCGGTTCGAGACCCTGGAGTTTTGCTGCCGCACCATTGTAAATGCCGGAAAACTCGGAAAGGTGAACTATCTGACCGATCAGCAGGTCAACAGCTATGTGAACCATATCCCCAAGAACATCGCTCATTTCATGGATGTGGATTATCCCTCCGACGAGCGCGCACTGCGTACCGAGATGGTCAACATCATCCGTCGCGCCTGCGATCAGGGATTGATGATATCTACCTACGGAACGGTTAGTGTCCGCTGGCGCAACGACGACTTCCTGATCACGCCGCGCGACGTGGCCCGTTGGGATATCATGCCCAGCGACATCGTGCAGATACGAAACGGCATGGCCGAAGCAGGGAAGACTCCCAGCCGCTCAGTGGCGCTTCACCAACGGATCTATCAGCTCAACCCGCACATCAACTCCATTATCTGTACTCAACCGATCAACCTGATGGCACATGCCGTTAGCGGGACCAAATTCGACGTGCGGACGATCCCCGAAAGCTGGATCTTCCTGCAGGATGTTCCCTCCATCCCGTTCGGGTTGATCTACCACGAGATTGAAGATGTGGCGAAGATGTTCAAGAAGAACCGGGTGATCATGGTAGAGAATGATGGCGTTTTTGTAACGGGAGACAAGTTGCTCACCACTTTCGATTACCTGGAGGTTGCCGAGTTCTCGGCCAACTCGCTTGTCATGGCGTCTGCTATCGGTCCGTTGAAGCCAATAGGAGACAAGGAGATTGATGATCTTCGAATTGCCTTTAACGTTGGATAG
- a CDS encoding lipoate--protein ligase family protein — MIFELPLTLDRFIHNPKLLFSRSTLPAFNLALEEYLFSLSGEYLLLYVNQPCVVLGYNQAVLNEVDLDYCIENDIRIIRRLSGGGAVYHDQGNLNYTFITDKGETPVSGEFLLPVIAVLGQLGIPVEAGKRKDLWLPGGFKVSGTASHVSKGRVLHHGTLLYETDLEQLHRSLNPERRDLVAKATASVPSPVKNISAFLKEERIDPPSFTQFAERFATQMMRHLEIDGITPLSPADEERIEVLRRSKYAQREWNYRM, encoded by the coding sequence ATGATCTTCGAATTGCCTTTAACGTTGGATAGGTTCATTCATAACCCGAAACTTCTTTTTTCCCGTTCAACTTTGCCGGCCTTCAACCTGGCGCTGGAAGAGTATCTTTTCTCCTTATCGGGAGAGTATCTTCTGCTTTATGTGAATCAACCGTGCGTTGTGCTCGGTTACAACCAGGCGGTGCTGAACGAGGTGGATCTCGATTATTGCATCGAGAACGATATCCGTATCATCCGGCGGCTGTCGGGTGGGGGAGCGGTCTACCACGATCAGGGAAATCTGAACTATACATTTATAACCGATAAAGGAGAAACTCCCGTCAGCGGCGAGTTTCTCCTTCCTGTTATAGCCGTGCTAGGCCAACTGGGTATCCCGGTCGAGGCCGGTAAGCGAAAAGATCTCTGGTTGCCCGGAGGATTCAAGGTGTCGGGAACCGCATCGCACGTCTCCAAGGGGCGTGTCCTGCATCATGGAACCCTGCTTTACGAAACCGACCTCGAACAGCTGCACCGCTCGCTGAATCCCGAGAGGAGGGATCTTGTCGCCAAGGCGACCGCCTCGGTCCCCAGTCCCGTAAAGAACATATCTGCATTTCTGAAGGAGGAGAGGATAGATCCGCCTTCTTTCACCCAATTTGCAGAGCGGTTTGCCACTCAAATGATGAGACATCTCGAGATCGACGGCATAACCCCGTTGTCTCCCGCCGATGAGGAGAGGATCGAGGTATTGCGACGGAGCAAATATGCACAACGCGAGTGGAACTACAGGATGTAG
- a CDS encoding glycosyltransferase WbsX family protein has protein sequence MNRIKNLALITGVLLVAFSCAGTGGAKKQKPDEYYVAAYIWPSCHDDSLGRAKLWADGTGEWEVIKKGNPRYDGHYQPRQPLWGYEMDNDPEVVERWIDVAVDHGVNVFVYDWYWYEEGPYLESALNDGFLKARNNGKMQFYIMWANHDVKHNYWNYHRYGDNDSILWDAKVDWKNYKIIVDRVINQYFKQPNYFKIDGRPLFSIFSVEKLMQSFGGSAEETRKALDYFREEVEKAGFPGLHIQWNQGGGSYMSEERARKFREDVDAMGFNSVAMYNMGGMNEDYLLYGANSIKIREQMDEILDIPVFPCVSIGWDDTPRFPAKGMKDVVHYHNTPTSFAALLSKAKEYADQHPDQPKLITINAWNEWVEGSYLLPDMLNGFGYLEAVKEVFIEKKYDRY, from the coding sequence ATGAATCGAATCAAGAACCTGGCATTGATTACCGGAGTTTTGCTGGTCGCCTTTTCCTGTGCAGGAACGGGCGGAGCAAAGAAGCAGAAACCTGATGAATACTATGTGGCGGCATACATCTGGCCTTCGTGCCACGACGACTCCCTGGGCAGGGCAAAACTGTGGGCAGACGGCACCGGCGAATGGGAGGTGATAAAAAAGGGGAATCCGAGGTACGACGGGCATTACCAGCCCCGTCAACCACTGTGGGGATACGAGATGGACAACGACCCGGAGGTGGTGGAACGGTGGATCGACGTTGCCGTGGACCATGGGGTCAATGTATTTGTGTATGACTGGTACTGGTATGAAGAGGGTCCATACCTGGAGAGCGCATTGAACGACGGCTTCCTGAAAGCCAGGAATAACGGCAAGATGCAGTTCTATATCATGTGGGCGAACCACGATGTAAAGCACAACTACTGGAACTATCACCGCTACGGCGATAACGACTCCATTCTCTGGGATGCCAAAGTGGACTGGAAGAACTACAAGATCATTGTCGACCGGGTCATCAATCAATATTTCAAACAACCCAACTACTTCAAGATCGATGGTCGGCCCCTCTTCTCCATTTTCAGTGTTGAGAAGCTGATGCAGAGTTTTGGCGGAAGTGCCGAAGAGACCCGCAAGGCGCTCGACTATTTCCGGGAGGAGGTGGAAAAGGCGGGATTCCCGGGATTACACATCCAGTGGAACCAGGGAGGCGGATCCTACATGTCGGAAGAGCGCGCCCGCAAGTTCAGGGAAGATGTCGACGCAATGGGATTCAACAGCGTGGCCATGTATAACATGGGTGGAATGAACGAAGACTATCTTCTCTACGGGGCAAACTCGATCAAGATCAGGGAGCAGATGGACGAGATACTGGATATTCCGGTTTTCCCGTGTGTCTCGATCGGATGGGACGATACCCCGCGCTTCCCGGCCAAGGGGATGAAGGATGTGGTACATTACCACAACACCCCAACCAGTTTTGCCGCACTGCTCTCGAAGGCAAAAGAGTATGCCGACCAGCATCCCGACCAGCCGAAACTGATCACAATCAATGCCTGGAACGAATGGGTGGAGGGAAGTTATCTGCTGCCCGACATGCTCAACGGATTCGGATACCTGGAGGCAGTGAAGGAGGTCTTTATTGAAAAGAAATACGACCGGTATTGA
- a CDS encoding glycoside hydrolase family 127 protein produces the protein MRHSLLILLLLSSTILSAQVKPVVKDSYSPATSAIIREKVGEKLQASYNNRILAQDIDKLIDPFTRHDEHSCWQGEFWGKWFTSAVLAYRYHPTPELKQKLDNAVKGLIATQTKEGYIGNYAPESRLMAWDIWGRKYVMLGLIAYYDITSEKTSLNAAVKEADFLIRELNEKQTPIVKLGNHRGMAASSVLEPITQLYVRTGNKKYLDFAEEIVRQWEDKSIDGPQLISKSDLPVGERFPKPEKSWYGWEQGQKAYEMMSCYEGLTELHRLTGKPLYREAAEKTWQSILDTEINIAGSGAAMEAWFGGKALQAIPINHFQETCVTATWIKFSQQLLRLTGEAKYADAIEIAFYNALLGAMRPDGSDWAKYTPLSGQRLEGSEQCGMGLNCCNASGPRGLFTIPHTAVMASEKGAAVNFYIDGVYELKTPGGNAVVIEQQTDYPLSGEIAISVKLKKPEQFSLAIRIPGWSEKSTVRVNGEPVEGGVPGKYLTISRTWKENDKISISLDMRAKVHSTGEKPVYKAITRGPVVLTRDERLNGPGLEAILAPISDKEGYIEVTPKKSNNPDIWMIFSARFMPESYTETGASPVEVELCDYASAGNTMTDYPFFNVWLPQLYDPRY, from the coding sequence ATGAGGCATTCTCTTCTTATTCTATTATTGCTGAGCAGCACGATACTTTCGGCTCAGGTAAAACCGGTAGTGAAAGATAGCTACTCGCCGGCCACTTCGGCAATCATCCGCGAAAAGGTGGGAGAAAAACTTCAGGCGTCCTACAACAACAGGATACTCGCACAGGATATCGATAAGCTGATCGATCCTTTCACCCGTCACGACGAACACAGTTGCTGGCAGGGCGAGTTCTGGGGCAAATGGTTTACCTCGGCAGTACTGGCATACCGGTATCATCCGACACCCGAATTGAAACAGAAGCTGGACAATGCCGTAAAGGGGCTGATCGCCACCCAGACCAAAGAGGGATATATCGGTAACTATGCCCCTGAAAGCCGGCTGATGGCATGGGACATCTGGGGCAGGAAATATGTGATGCTGGGGCTGATTGCCTACTACGACATCACGAGTGAGAAGACATCGTTGAATGCTGCCGTAAAGGAGGCCGACTTCCTGATCAGGGAGTTGAACGAGAAGCAGACCCCGATCGTGAAATTGGGAAACCATCGCGGGATGGCAGCCTCGTCGGTGCTGGAACCGATCACGCAGCTGTACGTGCGCACCGGCAACAAGAAGTATCTCGATTTTGCCGAGGAGATTGTCCGCCAGTGGGAAGATAAAAGCATCGACGGACCACAGCTCATCTCAAAATCGGATCTTCCGGTAGGAGAACGCTTCCCTAAGCCTGAAAAGAGCTGGTACGGATGGGAGCAGGGACAAAAAGCGTACGAGATGATGTCGTGCTACGAGGGATTGACCGAGTTGCACCGGCTGACGGGTAAACCGCTATACCGGGAGGCTGCGGAGAAAACGTGGCAAAGCATTCTCGATACGGAGATCAACATTGCAGGATCGGGTGCCGCCATGGAAGCCTGGTTTGGAGGCAAGGCACTGCAGGCGATTCCTATCAATCACTTCCAGGAGACCTGCGTGACCGCCACATGGATCAAGTTCAGCCAGCAATTGTTGCGTCTCACCGGAGAGGCGAAGTATGCCGATGCCATCGAGATTGCATTTTACAATGCACTGTTGGGGGCGATGCGTCCCGACGGCTCCGATTGGGCCAAGTATACACCCCTGTCGGGACAACGTCTCGAAGGGTCGGAACAGTGTGGCATGGGGCTCAACTGCTGCAATGCGAGTGGGCCACGCGGACTCTTTACCATCCCTCACACCGCAGTGATGGCATCTGAAAAGGGTGCAGCGGTCAATTTCTATATCGATGGAGTGTATGAACTGAAAACACCCGGTGGCAATGCGGTGGTTATCGAGCAGCAGACCGACTATCCCCTATCGGGAGAGATCGCGATCAGCGTGAAGCTGAAAAAGCCGGAACAGTTCTCACTGGCTATCCGCATTCCGGGATGGAGCGAGAAAAGCACCGTGCGGGTCAACGGCGAACCGGTTGAAGGTGGAGTGCCCGGAAAATATCTGACCATTTCAAGAACCTGGAAAGAGAACGACAAGATCTCGATCTCTTTGGACATGCGTGCCAAGGTGCATTCAACCGGCGAGAAACCGGTCTACAAGGCCATCACGCGGGGTCCGGTTGTACTGACCCGCGACGAGAGACTCAACGGTCCGGGACTTGAAGCGATCCTTGCACCAATTAGCGATAAGGAGGGATATATAGAGGTAACGCCCAAAAAGAGCAACAATCCGGACATCTGGATGATCTTCTCGGCCCGGTTTATGCCCGAGTCCTACACCGAGACAGGAGCCTCTCCCGTGGAGGTGGAGCTGTGTGACTACGCCTCGGCTGGAAATACCATGACGGACTATCCATTTTTCAATGTCTGGCTCCCGCAGCTGTATGATCCCAGATATTGA
- a CDS encoding metallophosphoesterase, whose product MKTLSKTSGSRLFCLWGVLMLSIGAVFAQKFTIPVIPDTQESVTRKRGIFFSQIEWIAAKADSLKAPIVLHVGDLVNFNNFDQWELASVGMRILDRADIPYAIALGNHDTGAVGEFSGSAAPGNVNANLRNTHKFNYFFPVNRFPLQKGRFEKNKSDNAYYTFRAGNVNWIVVTLEFCAREAAAQWMDRVLKEHPDHNAIILTHYHLTGRGEIATNNAGYGDMNVVDIFEKYIRPNKNVLMVLSGHTVWSSWRVDQGTEGNNIYQILQDYQRKDEGYIRLLDIDTEKGTISAKMYSPYLDNTLEDNSSFSFTDVKFIK is encoded by the coding sequence ATGAAAACTTTGAGTAAAACTTCAGGGAGCAGACTTTTCTGCTTGTGGGGGGTGTTGATGTTGAGCATTGGGGCTGTTTTTGCCCAGAAATTCACCATCCCGGTAATCCCCGATACCCAGGAGAGCGTAACCAGAAAACGGGGAATCTTTTTTTCCCAGATCGAGTGGATTGCCGCCAAGGCCGATTCGCTGAAAGCACCGATAGTACTGCATGTTGGTGATCTGGTAAATTTCAACAACTTCGATCAGTGGGAGTTGGCCTCGGTAGGCATGCGGATATTAGACAGGGCAGATATCCCTTATGCCATCGCATTAGGAAACCACGATACAGGAGCCGTGGGAGAGTTCAGTGGAAGTGCGGCCCCGGGTAATGTAAATGCGAACCTGCGCAACACCCATAAGTTCAACTACTTTTTCCCGGTCAACCGGTTCCCGTTGCAAAAAGGGAGGTTTGAAAAGAACAAGAGCGACAACGCCTACTACACGTTCCGTGCAGGCAATGTAAACTGGATTGTCGTGACCCTGGAGTTCTGCGCCCGTGAAGCAGCGGCCCAATGGATGGACAGGGTGTTGAAGGAGCATCCCGATCACAATGCAATTATCCTTACACACTACCACCTTACCGGAAGGGGTGAGATTGCCACCAACAATGCCGGTTATGGCGACATGAACGTAGTCGATATCTTCGAGAAATATATCAGACCCAACAAAAATGTGCTGATGGTGCTCAGCGGGCATACCGTCTGGAGCTCCTGGAGGGTGGACCAGGGGACGGAGGGAAACAATATCTATCAGATCCTTCAGGATTATCAACGTAAAGATGAGGGGTATATCCGGCTACTCGATATCGACACCGAAAAGGGCACCATATCGGCCAAAATGTACAGCCCGTACCTGGACAATACGCTGGAAGACAACTCCTCCTTCTCATTCACCGATGTAAAGTTCATCAAATAA
- a CDS encoding MBL fold metallo-hydrolase — MRITRREFIARSSMGSLAIPLVKADMNGGDRNSAPRETFSILCLGSGAADWDVKEYPQKRDLLLSGTYRGQSSILINGSILVDCGETVPLALDIFEIDPGAITDIVITHTHGDHFNIDSIRKIATKGNRQHKPNLWVEHHAASYFTTLEKESGCTVRPVNCFEPFSIDGIEITPVEANHFRADTGEQCLHYIFSSAGKSLFYALDGGWLTIKTWNLLKKMRLDAIIWDATWGSDVYYCIFSHNGIPSIRMMKRQLFKDKVLTPESQIILTHLSRNCHPSHRNVEINMQTEQIITAFDGARFSV, encoded by the coding sequence ATGAGAATAACAAGAAGAGAGTTTATCGCCCGCTCCTCGATGGGATCGTTGGCTATTCCGCTGGTAAAGGCGGATATGAATGGAGGAGACCGGAACAGTGCCCCCCGGGAAACTTTCTCCATACTCTGTTTGGGCTCCGGAGCTGCCGATTGGGATGTAAAAGAGTATCCCCAAAAGAGGGATCTCTTGTTATCCGGTACCTATCGAGGGCAATCCTCCATTCTGATCAACGGCTCCATTCTGGTGGATTGTGGTGAAACCGTACCGTTAGCATTGGATATCTTTGAGATCGATCCCGGTGCGATCACCGATATTGTGATCACGCACACCCACGGTGACCACTTCAATATCGATTCGATCAGAAAAATCGCAACCAAGGGCAACCGGCAGCATAAACCGAACCTCTGGGTAGAGCATCATGCCGCAAGCTACTTCACAACGCTCGAAAAGGAGAGCGGCTGCACGGTCAGACCGGTAAACTGTTTCGAGCCCTTCTCAATCGATGGAATCGAGATCACGCCTGTAGAGGCCAACCATTTTCGCGCAGATACCGGTGAACAGTGTCTGCACTATATCTTCTCCTCGGCGGGGAAGTCACTCTTCTATGCCCTGGATGGAGGATGGCTGACGATAAAAACCTGGAATCTGTTGAAGAAGATGAGGCTCGATGCCATTATCTGGGATGCAACCTGGGGGTCTGATGTCTACTATTGCATCTTCAGCCACAACGGCATCCCCTCCATCAGGATGATGAAAAGACAGCTGTTCAAGGATAAGGTGTTAACCCCGGAGAGCCAGATTATCCTGACACACCTCTCACGCAACTGCCACCCCTCTCACCGGAATGTGGAGATCAACATGCAGACAGAGCAGATCATCACCGCTTTTGATGGAGCCAGATTTTCAGTATGA